The Helianthus annuus cultivar XRQ/B chromosome 15, HanXRQr2.0-SUNRISE, whole genome shotgun sequence genomic sequence cgctcattggcatatggtcttagtaccgaaatttcgtttgagagattgccgaggttctgagatatgcGGTCTTTATGCTGTCTTATCATccgggtatcatggttgtatcttttaccgaaaaagaacggagacgaagtctagatcttccatgatactatacatacgtgtacatattgcatacgacctcagtaagtgatcaacaatcacatgtccaaacaaaataagtgataatttATCACAGATTCTttgcgggagtcaagttcgtctctttgtctgtACGTTGGTACTAActtgttcacggacttgctcttgtgccctcatgcatctgaaaatcaagttcctcatcaataagtgattctatcacatagggcttgttttcaataaaaaataagtgagtttctcacatcttttatacggtcaaacgGATGATAAGCGGTATACTCACCGATAAGATGAACtcttgtgcataccttgatacgggaatgtgtcgtgtgtggatgaacaccggtcggtaagtataaatcataccttaacgtttcccctaaacatgattacatctgataagttgagcttatgtggacaacaataccgataatcaaTATAAGATGTTTATTTAATTGTTAACAAAATGAACAGCTAGAGCGTTTTAGCGTGACCATACACTGATATGagtctcttaccctcgaaactcgcaaaaagaatgtttgcaaatatttatttacattttcTTCGTTTCTACatctctgtatatatttatttattgatttccATCTTTacttttgaaaaatgaaaaatatcaaaaagattttagatgTGTTTTaatctaaattttataaaagccaaaaagattttgcttctatcttttgtttttgattgactgatgttggaactcgagtctatcctacccaaaatcctgattttaagccggaaaacaattgcacCCTCATATAGGTCGAAGTtgacaagttttgaaagttaaagggttaaaatttaatatttttatactttcaaactgttgtcggtcggtgTTTGATTGAGAGATGGTCTCATGTGAGTCGTGTGCTTATATTGTTAAAAGTCAATTCTTAGTGAGGTTTTCGTTTGAAAACTTTCAAAGAATGACTATATTCTAAATGGTTGTTCTCATTACTCTTTTAGCTCTGTTGTATGTGCAGATGTGGAATTCAAAGTAGCTAAAAGCGAAGAGAACGTGTCAGATGACAAGCCGTAAAGTGAAGACACAACATGGATGCAATCAAAGGatcaagatgatcgagttgctgTTTACCACttatcaacaccacaaggatctaagTGCTGAAAATCAAaacattcacgagcataactcaagggagaGTTTGTTTTAAGGgagagtttgttgatacactttctacttgcgacacgtgaagactttgaagatcctacGACAAGAATGAATGGACCATCACGAGATGGAGAACAAAACGAGTAGAAGAACGTGTAACGTCCAAaggggtagtttgttgatacacctTCTATTTGTGATGTGTTCGAAACAAtcagcgtccaagggggagtttgttgatgcatattgTGTGGACACGGATCGTTCCGGGATCTTTCCAGTTCGACTTGGCTACGAAGTGAAGGCCGAAGTcaagatatcctcctatcttgaCTCGGTACGTTGTTTACTTTGTAATATACGATGTAAATGCAACTGCGTGTGAGCAGTATGCATATTAGTGTGTTAACTGTTAAGTTGTTTGCTGTTGACAAAGTTCACCATGATGAAGTTCAAAGTTCACCATGATGAAGTTTAAAGTTCACCATGATGAAGTTTAAAGTTCCCCATGATGAAGTTTAAAGTTCACCATGACGAAGTTTAAAGTTCACCATGACGAAGTTTAAAGTTCCCCATGATGTAAGAGTGACGAAGATCTCAAACATTGTCCACTGCAGATACTTCGTCAAACATGCAATATATAAGCAGTAGAACAGAACAGAACAGATCAAAAAGATAAGTCTGAATAGATTTGAGAGAACACACtgtaaaacacacacacactgagaGTTTACAGAGACCATTTGTAAACACCGCATTGTAACCGTCATACATATTAATACATTTGAGTGTTAATCGTTGAACCGTGTTTTTCGTTTTCGTGTTCTAACTTGGTTTAGCTTAcccgtttggattccgcactctcggGTTCATCGGAAAACAGGAATAGAGGTTTAACTCGATCCTCCGGGTGGACCTACAAGATGCCACATTACTCAAGTTATCGGGAGGAGTATGTCGATTACTACCATGAATACCATCGGTTCGCATACACGGACCCACAAGATTCAATACATTCCAAGTTTGATGCTCTCATAAACATGGTGAAAGAATATCACGAGGATATCAAAGATATGAAGAAAGCGAATGAAGTGAGAGATAAAGCTCATCAAGTATTGATGATGCAAGTGGGTCAAATAGCTGAGAAAATAGCCCAAATTAAACACGAGCGGGATGAGTTGGCTAATGGTGCTGTGGTTgatggtgatgtggtggaagaggttatAGATCTTCCAGAGCAAGAAACTGAATGTCTGAACCGTATTGAAGACATGACACTGCAAGACGAGTCAGAGCCGAAAGAAGCCCAAGTTCATAGCTATCCTTCTCCCATACTTATTActccaaccaacaaagttggggatgAGGGTTCGGGCGTAAGGATTCGAAGGGTGGCATTGCAAGACGTTGGACAATTTGTTAAGAAACGACCCCAAAGTTGTACAATATGTATGCTgagtaaaagaaaaagaaagtggATTCGACATGCCAATTACCAAGCGTACGTTGGAAACTCGGTAGGCAAATGTTCACTTAGACCACCATGAGAGGCAAATCAGGTATgatttttgtatatttttgtacTATTATtcgctttatttttattttatccaTTTTAGTAGCTAAACGAACTTTGTGGGTGTGCTccctgacgggtggtccataggacaacccttaatcatGTTAAAAGACGAATTAATCCGTCACTTAatcgcgtaattatcttgaattagatgactacggttgtttatgtttcaggtgcggttcggGAGCTAAAAGTGGATAAAACGCAGCCTTGGACGGTTTGGAGAGGAACGGGTCGCGTATGGAAGGAACGAAGAAACAAATCCCAACATTCAGGgcttcaccgtaaattacggtggccaccgtaatttacggtgacccTGAAACTCATGATTTCCTCACCGTAACTCAGTAACAAATCACCGTAACAACTTGgcgtccaccgtaacttacggtggccaccgtaagttacggtggagatgaCGGAAAAACTCGTAACTGCCCATTAAGACAGTTTTTAGTGGTGTCTTTTGGTATTATCTCATCATTGGACATTTCTCTGGGGTTCTAGGATGATTTTTGGCTTTGGCAAGTGTTGGTGAACAATTTCTAACATTCCGTTTTATCTTTTGATTCGTATGAACTTGAATTTGGATGTTATGATGATTAACCGAACAATGTCCGGCTAAACTtccggtgatcatcttaggtgaaggtttcttttaaactcttgtgtgtttgtttcttaatttctagaatgataacattGTGTTTGCTTTGATTATCATGGTGTATGAGTAATTGATTGTAACTTTTTAATTGGTATTGCAATTTTAGTCTAattcgtacgttcttggtgtcgttggcaatcgagatatcacgggaagggttagggttggatattgattgattgatcatcgggaaacaacctcgcattcatataatccgagtactttgttcccttttatcacgaCAATTgtttatacacgagttatgtctatgtaactctttctagttggaattttgcacaagtgtttgaagaaactgaatcctaagatggtcattttcccttaatctgttaaacaaccaatttTGATTTGCCAATAGTTAGTAATTTAGTtcttaaaaacaaacaaaccaaactcttgatttttatttctgcaaattaggTTAATTTTAGTTAAAGTGCAAAGCTATAacatcaacacattttccacatactccctgagttcgatacccatttTCCACTATCTACTAGTtgtaatttggattaaatttgcgtgtaccacgacaAGCACGTCACTCCCTACaaaaccctcacgagacctactcgtcctcccgagctatcgagAGGTTTAAAAGGGCTTATTGGATAAGCTAAATGCAACTGTGATTCTTACGAAAGTGAGTTAGTttgttattattgtaaattattttccacaaaaaaaaaatcaaattgaaaTTAGCGAATAACTTGGtaaatcttttataaaaatggtagaacgggtaactaacaaattttgatggttgtgagaagcatgcttctacacaaggatttAGATTTGTAGGTACATCATGTTTGTGAGACGACCATTTTTGTCAAAGAGTGAAGAACACATGAGGAACAAAACAAATCCAGGTGCATTCGTTTCCTTTTCTTTGATTATTAGTTAGTTAATAAGTGGAATGTAAATTGTATACTTTTATTGACCGGGGTAAAATCTTTGGGATTTTGGTCGTGTCACATTCCTTGTGCGTTTTAAAGGCTCCATTCTTACACATTGAgtacaatgtttacctcaagtgtggggatgagggaaaatttcaaaattttttcaaaaatgtctttgtttgaagcAATCTAAAAAGCACAAATAACTAAGTCAATGAGGGAtgacacaacccatttggtcttttgtcatgttcaagttcaagttagtaacatgacgggtatttagcgggtggttatttgggaataatccgcctaagaaactaatACATTATGCATATCACATAACATACCCTTTATACATGAGATTTTGAGCCACATTTTCACatcataaatatttatatatttctttgtttgagtggaccattagtcgtgtattgtagaacttgcaactttttatacgtttgagaccatagaccgaatacaagcacaagaatgattaaggcattaggtaaaccttttctctTTACACtatttatctatccttacccaaataaatccctTAGTCgccaactttgagcctaaacctttcgtttgaccaacCCATTCAGCCTATGACCGTAAACCTTTTATTTttaacccgtgtgatgaaaattcgattttaggattatttgtttgtatagttgtggtttatatttgaaaaaaagcaaaaatgcagaaaaattgaaaaaaaaaatagaaaaaaaaattgttgagaaaagcACAAAAATATGTGTTTATAGTTTGATTGAATAAAAGGCGAAGAATTTTTGCCTTGTACTTTGATATTCGTAGTTAGTTGTTTGGTAgtctttgtaataaaaatcgagttttcatcaccttagccacttttaAAATATCTTATTCCACACCCTTAGCCTAGTCTCATTACAACCCttaaagaccttttgacttgtgcttagtagtCGTGTTCAGTGGtcgagaatgattgagttgcaagcctatgcgggtacgtgttctaatcgatCGGTTTTGAGTGATCACTTGAAAAGTGCTAATGCATCATAATTAGCTGAATTTTAAACCGAGTgtagagaacattgtgagggatatgtaTAATATGTTAGTTTTAAGGGcaggttaatcttggataaccatttttaTGTGATTAATCGTTTGCTGCTAAATATTTCAAAAATTGTGAAAACTATGAACCGATCATGACCTTAGACCTTAACTTAAAACTCGAGAATGGGAATTGTATCTCTTGtttgacccacgtgaaagtgaaaagcagatttgcttgagggcaagcaaatgataagtgtggggatgtgatgggttGGTAACTTTCCAAAGCTTAACGTGTTTAATTTTACCGATTTGTATGAAATTGATTTTAGAATACACTACTTTGAGATGGTTTGTATTTTGCAGGCCTTGACATGTTTAAGGTGTATTTTGGAAGCTTAATGGAGCTTGGGAATGAAGTTAGGAATAACGGGAGCGGAAAACGGAGCTAAACGGCGAAAACCGGACAAAGACTTCAGAGACCGGCGTCCCAGACGCCCAGACCAGCCTCCCATACGCTGGTCCCCAGCGTGAATTTGGGGAAAACTTTAGTTAAGAACCCATTTCGAATATCAAGCTACACACACCCCATTCTGGACTTCCAGAGGCGATTTTGAGAGATTTTTGAAGGTTCTATTTGATCCATTATCATATTCCATCAAGTTTTGAAGATTAATCATCAACCATGAGTGGCTAATTTCTTCAACATCATCCCCGGGTGATAGATTGTGAGTTTCTAGGgtttgtttttcatgttttggttgaTACAAACATTTGTTAATCTTTGATTGAAATTGTGTGAATCATTTGTTGGTATTGCTTTGAACTCGAAATTGTTAAGTTTTCTTGCAACATTGACGTTGAAAGATGATTGCTACCATTAAGTTGTGATTTATGCTAGGGTTTGGTTTTTGTTCTTCATTAATAAAGCATACTATTGTCTCATATTGTGATGGTTATCTTGCATCGGTTGCGTATAATAGACGATTGCTGATGTCTAAGATTAGGATTTCAAATTAACAAACTCAAGAAGTCATTGGTGTTCGTAACAAAATCAAACCAATTAAGTTGGATAGCTCTAGATACTTAATAATCCAAAACCCGGGTGTGATTATTTTCTAAATAGTGTTCATAAATCCATTTTAATTACCATTTTGATATTCGTCATTCCAAATAACATCATTAAATCGTTTTCTACAAACCAATTGGAATCACATTGTTGGTTCGCACTTTCAAACACAATTTAAAAGAAAACTAGCAAGCTACATAATtactttgtacatttttgtaaatagtttaaatAAATCAAACAAGCCATGcaatactgaccacatgctctccgtggatacgatactcgacttaccctagctacctaggttaattgggtttttgactgatcgggacgacacagTCTGTCTGTAAGGTCGGTGGGTGTGGCTTAACACCACCCCGCCACCTTATCCTCCATAGCGCCCCGGGGGTGCCAAAGAGCACACCGAGCAAGTTAAGGGGGGGCACTATGATGTGCTCGCCAGTGTGTTAACGAGGGTTAAAGGTGTGTGCAGGTGGGACCCACCTATTTTCAaccaataattttttttaattttgtttaataggggggTTTATACCACACCGTGCAAGTTAAATGGAGGCGCTTTAAAGCCCCATATGACGTGGCGCCTAGATGGATCTGACGTGGCGTGATAAAGCTActaggggctttataccacacccctAGCCTAATGGATTCAAGCCCAAGTTCACATAGAATTATTTGATTGGCTGGAAAATTAATTCTATACATACAAGATTTACATCCATTGCCACACTCAGACCATGCGTAATCGTTggggtgaataatgccccaccCTTGGGCATTGTCCGCCACGTGGCATCCTTgtcagcaaaggggcattatGAAGAAATGGGCGTAGTGGGATAATGCCCCACCCTTGGGCGTTGTCCGCCACGTGTCACTTCCACACTTTcctattttttaatttttttttatttttaaaacaaattatattctattaattaaataaaaattacataaataataaaacaaatacacataatatttttaaaactagtaatatttttttaattctcGTCTTCGATTTCGCCATTCccatcatcatcttcgtcttcttcttcatctcactCTTGCTCACCCTCGTTTGGAATATAACGAACCGACCACGTGTGTTCGACCAAATCAAGCGCTAACTCATTATGTGCCGCTTCAGACCGTAATTCATGTGCATTcttcactctttcttccattgtTGCTTGTGGATACTCCTGAACGTCTTCCAGTACATAGTTCTGTCATATTGCTTTTCCTTCGTTTTCCAAAATCATATTATGCATtattatacaagcgtacatagcatctctcatttttttCTTTGCTCTAAgcacgacaaggatttctcaaataaTGCCACCGTTGTTGaagaaccccaaagcatctctcaatATCCTTCTGCgaagactcttgaacctttttaaagtGAGCTCTTTTTTCATTGTACGAGTCCCTGAACGTCTTCACGACAATTGAATACTTCGGATAAATTCCATCGCATAAATAGTATCCATGCGGGTAGTAGTTCCCGTTTGCATAAAAAGATGCTTTGGCAGCTCGACCAGATATGTAGTATTCTACCAATGGAGACTGCTCGAAAACGTTTAAATCATTGCATGACCATGCAACACCAAAGTAAGCCGACCATACCCAAAGGTCCTGTGAGGCAACCGCTTGAAAAATAACAGTTGGTCCGTCCTGATCACCTCGTGTGtgttgacctcgccatgcggtCGGACAATTATACCACTGGCAATGTCGACAATCCAAGCTTCCGATCATCAGGGTTGTTCCAACATTTTTGTAGACCCTAAGCGGACTACGAAGTGGATGCCCTTATACAAAACATATAGAGATTAATAGAAAAAAATTGCTGCTAAATTTAACCTAGGTTTAGTAATTAGCCCATAAATTCTCCTCCAATCAAGACAGACCCGGCGCCATGAGTGATTACCGTTAGTGATAGCCGATAACCTAGAAAATCGAAAGAGCGGGTTGCGATAGGAGGTAGGAACGATGACTGCGGCTCAATTTTAGGGGTTTTTGGCGCCGATTCACGGAATTCGGATGAGGTCGAGTGGTAGATGGTTGCTACAGACTGCAGTTATGTCTTTGGTTTAATTTTTATCTAtgtaactttattaaaaaaacatgGTTTAGTTTTGCTTTTTATTTGAGCCTgatacatatataatacataaaaCTTTACTAAAAATTGGAGGCCTTTGATTTTGGTGGCCCTAGGCCCATGCCTAGATTGGTAAGCCTAACGGGCCGGCCCTGCCGATCATGCCCGGTAAACCATGGAGCTCAGCATGGGCCTCGTAAATTTTTTGAAGGTCGGACCAAGTGGGCCTTCTCAGATAACGGGGACCGTAAAACTCTATAAcaccttttaaaaaaaatataactttaacctaagttaaaaaaatatgaatgcatgtaaataataaataaaaaaatagtaaCGTACCTTTACAAAAATGCTCCAAGGTATCTCGCGTTGTTTTCTCGGCCGTTTTTAAATATTCGTCGTTGATGTCAGTCGTGTTTCCGTACCCAAGGACCCATAGAGCTAAAGTACACTTTTGAATATCGGTGAATCCAAGTGTCTTTTTCGCATCAGccttttgtttaaaataatcatACGTGTTTTCCAAGTCTTCAACGATGCGTAGAAATAAATGTTTACTCATccgaaaacgacgcctaaaaacTTCAGGGTTTGGGTAAGTAGACGCTTTAGCGAAGTAATCTTTAATCAACCGGTCGTTTGCCGCTTGTCGGTCTCGTTGAATATATTCTCTTGGTAAAATCTTACGTTGAGGCTCGCTATAATGTTTAAAATAACGAGCCGCTAGTTCGCACgcactcgtaaccgcctcttgctcgaCCTCCTCATCGGTCGAGTCACCCTCATCCGCTAAGAAATTTTTGTAGTAATAATTTGCAATGGACGGCGACGGAGTGGGGGAATccattttttataaaatgggtGAAGGTTGTATAAAATTTTGATGTTTGAAGTTGTGGGTGAAAGTTTTTTGGTTGTGGTTTGTATAAAATGGATGAAGAATGAgagtatttatataaaaaatggttgaattaaaaaaaattaataaatgaACTAGCCGTTAATATTACCATTGCTTACGTTCTAATTGGTCAAATGCTCCCCCATCTGGCGTGGAATATAGGACGCCCCAAGCTTTTTTTCGCAAAAAAAGGCCCACGGGGGCCGAGCTCGGGCGTTGTTTGGGCGTGGATGGGCATAAAAACGCCCACATTTGAACGAGTACGTGGTCTCACTCCCCGATGATTTTAACGCCACTATATCACATGGTGATGAGTGCCAACCCACTACACACATTCTTATGTTTAGATGTCTTGTATGTATGAAAAAGAAAAATGATGAATTGAGGGGACTCTTACAACACGTACTTCCTCCCCTCCTACTCCTATCATCATTCATAAACTTCTTTTTGGAGAGTACATGTGTTGGATCAATTACGCTTTTCTTCATTGAATATAAATTCAACTAAACTAATACCGTAAATAAATTaataagagggtgtttgggagtgcttattttattttagtgacttattagCTTATTGAATTTTcgaaaagttaaaaagtgtttagATGAAACTACTTTGTTAGAGGAAAACTCTAAAATGTcaaaagttgttttgaaaagctaagccaaacatggCCTAAGTTcgaaaagttaaaaagtgtttagATGAAACTACTTTGTGAGAGGAAAACTCTAAAAAGTcaaaagttgttttgaaaagcAAGGCCAAACATGGCCTAAGATTAGTTGCAACACGATAGTTAATTAATCAAGTTAGGCGTCATTGTTTTATTAAGAACAATAAGCATAAATATAACGATAACAAGTT encodes the following:
- the LOC110914192 gene encoding uncharacterized protein LOC110914192 → MDSPTPSPSIANYYYKNFLADEGDSTDEEVEQEAVTSACELAARYFKHYSEPQRKILPREYIQRDRQAANDRLIKDYFAKASTYPNPEVFRRRFRMSKHLFLRIVEDLENTYDYFKQKADAKKTLGFTDIQKCTLALWVLGYGNTTDINDEYLKTAEKTTRDTLEHFCKGHPLRSPLRVYKNVGTTLMIGSLDCRHCQWYNCPTAWRGQHTRGDQDGPTVIFQAVASQDLWVWSAYFGVAWSCNDLNVFEQSPLVEYYISGRAAKASFYANGNYYPHGYYLCDGIYPKYSIVVKTFRDSYNEKRAHFKKVQESSQKDIERCFGVLQQRWHYLRNPCRA